Within the Ananas comosus cultivar F153 linkage group 25, ASM154086v1, whole genome shotgun sequence genome, the region CTGTTTTTGCGTTTAGTAtttgaagaagaaaataaattctATTAGTAGGAACACGAATAATTAATCAAATACTAATATTTTGTCCAAAAATAGATGAACAAACAAAATTGTTCGTTGGACAATTTTTCGTCTAGATATCACAATATTATCCATAATATAGATCTTATATAACTCTATACAAATcaatacaattaaaaaaaaactgaacCGTGCAAAAATTGCTTTTTTGTACTGACCTTCGTGCTCTGTGCAAAAATTACCACTGCGTGCATAATAGAAGGAGCGAGATAATTGTTCTAAGTTcaattaaattcaatgattagCTTGTGCAAACACCATATATGATCAGAAATTTTTGAATGGTTAAATGGACACCGTTTAGATTTAGtggaatatataaaatttcagcGCAACGCTCTCTAACGACGCCTCGTTGAGGAACCTTCAATCCGCTGCCGCGTGTTAATTTTGTACGTATTCTATAATTCGTTCAGTATCttttgatactaaaataaaaaataaataaaatcttagaaaaaattataattttttaatagggGATAAAAATGACATGTAGCAACGAGTCTCCttaacgattttttttttttcctagcaGAATTAAACACCAAAACAGCTCTTCTATTTCCGAAATCAGTAATCAAGatctaaacaatttttttttaaaaaaaaatttctaaagttatcacaaaatagaaaatttgcaGAAAAATGGaggctaccgtttggttcggaattaagaaaaaactagttattccataGATAGgattaagtttagggttaaggtggggttagagtatttttgtgtttggttgggggttggagttagttcaggatagtgaaaaatagtgtttggttggagtaggtgggataagaaggatagtgggttattatgaatagaaaatagtatttgattggAGTTTGATAGAATTAGGTGAGGTTagatgggattagctaacccgggataattCATTTGAGGTGGAATTAGCTAACctcatctattttttaaaatgtttgGGAATAAAATGGAGGTTCAGAAACGCGTTGATTGCGGGAGTCTTGCTTAAAAATGTggaggaaaggaaagaagaaaatttgAAGATCAATTTCTTTGATTGGCTGAAAAGTGTCGCctaaaaaggagaaaattatTGTCAGCAATTGTTGGCCGAAGCAATGGAAACGAGGGGCGCGGTCCAGCTGTTTCCGTCCCGCTTTATTAGCTTTAGTTTATTCCGACACACCGTAACAAACACCCCCCCTTGTCACGCTATTTCCCCCCTTTCTGGTGAATACCTTTATCCTCGTGATGTCTCCGCCATTTTGTTTTAGTAAGTGATAATACAATACGTCGAGTAAATCGTACTGATTTGATtgagatattatttttacagTGTGAGAAgtacatttttataaaaaattttttttaaaaaaattgaaactacatattttatttattttttaaaaataaactcaactagaaatataaaacaGTAACTTAGATCTCTgatgcaactttttttttttaacaacaatAGCATTAGGCAATCCTCGACACCAAATGGACGTTGAGCCTGACGACGGGCTAGTCGGAAATGGGCTTTTATTTGTCGATTTGGGCCAAATTAAGTTTTATTACTGATAATGCATCGAAACCGAGCCCGTTCCAGAACCGCATGGGCCCTTATGTATAGTTATGAGCTTCACAGCGATTTTTCATAGCCACGCGTAAAGCTCCAAgcaattttagaataaattttctattcCAAAAATAATAAACGATAGTTAGTTAAGGGCTTGAcggttgaaattttgatattgcAAATTCGAATCCTTattgctttacatttctaactaagtttatttatacCACCACTCTGAAAGCTACTTTTTAACTATTAATTCATCCACAgcataccgaccgtccctagaacaagtgacgaagggtttggtggttggtacccgagatcccaagttcgaatcctaattgcttcatatttccagctaagtttatttctaacaaaaataaacgaaacaggtagcgtgctatctatctcaaaataataataaaaaaaaaatcatccacAGCATGCCATTCATTGTAGATAATGCATTACACTTTATTAAGACCTTCAATTTTTGATCATGAATGCTTCTAGCACACTCTCCCTCCTAGCTGAAGCATCATTGTAGATTTTGAGGAAATCTTTGAAGAGGAAGGATTTGTAGAGCAGAGGGTTTCGCTCGTCGATCAGTGATTGAGCTGGCTCGATCCGGCTATCCATGGCTGGCATGACGAACGTGGCGATCGAAGTCCGCGACGCAACCGAGTTTGTCACGGCTCGATGCTCGACACTCTTCAGCAATCCATTTGTAATTATCTGCGCAAATAAGGCATAACAAAAGaagaatttcagaaattttaagTACTAAAACAACAAACTGGAGATGTCAATGGAGGACGGATGAATACAAAGAATACAAAGATTTATCGACTTAAAGAAAAAGATTCTACCATTTTACTCGGAAATTATCAATTCTATAGTCGAAATGGACGAATTACAAGATAAAGTTTAGGAGATTAACCTCTAATTGGTGTCCGAAATTAACAACCAAAGCACTCCGAATCGACTCGACTCCAATCCAACTCCCTTTGTGCATGATCTGAAGACCAGAAACGGTCCCAGGAAGAAGCAGGGTGATGACATTTCGATCACAATGCGGCGGCAAACCAAGTGTTAAACTTGGATCCGGGCACGGCGCATAATAGTTCACATTTATAAGGACTTGACCCCCAGTGAGATCTCCATCAAAATAGTCCTCCTTGAGGCCTAGTCCTTCACAAATAAGCTTCAAGAGCTTCATAGCAACCCCTCTAGCCTCTACTATGAATTTTGCAAGAACTTCCCTGTGCATATACAAACACTATTTACACAACATCTCAACCAACTATAAATGAAAGATTTTCAGTATAGTACTTGCTATTATAAAGATTTAGAGTTTAGAAGAGGGATCTTGccataaaaaaaaggattagacaacaattttctaaattttctaaattttccaAAATGCCCCACCGGCTTCATTCTTTCTGACTTTCTCCTCTGCTAGATGCAAGACCAACATCACAATCTATCCAAACTTCAGATAATTTGattgaaaatatgaaatgtGACAGGAAGAAATGGCCGTGAAGTACAAGGATGTTGTCGGGTGCAGGCGAGAACTTTCCTAGGGCTAAAGTattgaacttaaattttcaaaaaggtTATGTAAGTTCATATTCATATAGCCGTTTGTGACCGCCTATAGTTCAGATAATCTCTGTAATTGGTACTGGAAAAAAGATAAACAAATTCTATTATTGTAAGTTGCGAAACTTGGAGAATGAAAGTCTGAACAAGATGAGCTGGTCAGTTACTTGAGATTACTCGGCTTTTCAGGCCATTCATGTATGGTCTCCTCCACAGGGTAACAAGCAAGTTTCAAGCAATCCCTCCAGTAATAAGTTCCATCTTTTCCATACATGGTGCTTGCGAAAAGCCTGTTATTTTTACTCGTATCCTCCGAATAATACGCAGCTTTATCCTCGATCGGAATCTTAAAGAACTCCTCCGCGACAGCCATCATTTCATCGAGCACTTGGTCTGCAACACCATGGTTGATAACCTGTACTAGTATCAATCAACAAAGGTATATGCCATCActttaatcataaaagaaaatattaggGTCTATTCAGAAAGAGGCTATAACTGAGTAACTGAGGGGGTTTCCATACAATTTAACCGACAAATAACTGATAGAAAGatcttaggggctgtttggttgcgtGAATTGTTGTTAATGCGCGACGAAATCTATTATTTGGATTGATTAGTTAGAATCAAATTGCTACAATTGACACTGCAAAAGAAGATTCAACTGCAGCAAATGGAACCAGTTTCAACTACGCAGCAgttgaaatgaataatttttgcattaaaaGTGCGATTCCGATCACCTCTTATTAAAGACTCAAAAACACgcactcaaaaaaataaataaataatcctaAATAGTGGTAAAATTTGCCATCCcattaataaaagaataagattTGTATGCAATcaagcaaaaataaatttacaactGCAGCACTATTAACTACGTGAaactaataaataaaacaaatgcaATTACAATTACTATGAATCTGGGAGGGGTGAGTTGAACGAAGAAGATGAAAACCCAAACCCACCTGGAAGAAGCCGAATTCTTTACCAGCCTCGACGATTTGCTCGACGATCTCACCATGGCCGTCGCCGTGGAGCTCGCCGCCGCGGAGATCGATCACGGGGAGGGAGACAGAGGAAGCGGCCTCCTTTCCCGGGCGCTTTTCCGGGGGGAATATGAAACGCTCGGGCACCGATCGGTGTTCGGGGCCATTGGAGAGGAGCATCTCCATTTGCGCAGCTCAGGTGCTTGTGGAAATGCTTAGCTGAGGGTGTGGTATTATGAAAAGTTTGGGAAAAGGGAAGGGGCCCGGTTGACCTAAGCGGAATTGGGAAGAGCAAGGATGTTTAATTACTCTCTCCGCCTGCTCCACGTGAAAGCCATTTGCAGAGTAAttgaaaacaataaaattatttttcaagctaaaaaaaaataagaagaaaaataattttatataagatGACAACGTTTATGCAGAGAAAAATTTCTTCCGGTGATTCGTCTTCCATCTCATCTCTGCGATGTCGTCTCAAATTGGACCACCGTCGAAACAAAATTTGTTTCTATATAATTCGTCTTGTGCGTGTAAACGCGAAAACTTACTGGAAACGAAGTTACAGATTTGTCTCAATTTTGCTGTGCAGGACTCTGCTTGATGCAGATGtgaagttattttaaaaaatttctacaaaTATTAGGATACACTAATCAAAGTTGAAAAATGGACGGTGATAGTAATACCAGCTCTGTTAATAATAAACGCTCTCTCAGAACTTATTTAGAAACAATCATACATAAACATACACCAAACATTAGGAGAGAGAGATCAGGTAATTTTACTCATTGATAACTTAGTTACATGATATAACACAGCATTATTGTCATACTAGCCTATTGCAGAGCATATAATGGCACAAGCAAGGCTATTCTTCGATTACAACATAAGCATCTGTGTTCAATGATCTATTATTACTCTTCAATCTTGAAGTACTCCAACACGCCCTCCCGATTAGCCGCTGCGGCATTGTAGGCACTGAGAAACTCTTCGAAAGTGAAGGACTTGTATTTTGGCGGGTTATGCTCGTTGATCAGCGATTTTGCTGGAGCAATCAAGCAATCCGTCTTAGGCATGATCAGTGAAGCAATTGATAACCTTGCAACAGACGTGTTCGTCACGGCTCGGTGCTCCACACTCCTCAACACTCCGTTCGTAATTATCTGCTTCATCCaacaaacaagaaaagaaaagagtgtAAATAGCGGAATGGCTTAATTAAAAACTGACTGTGTAAACAATTTGTCGATAGCAATCAATCACCCAATCACAGTTCCAGTTGATCTGTATAGTCGACATTAGCATAAGACTCTGAAGTTATCTGTCGAAGTCCAAATTTACCTTTTCTCTTGAGTACTTCAATGAATTTTGAGGCATCTGAGTAGTTTAGCTCTTATGCGACCAGCAGTTGTTGACCAAACTGGTTGATTAAAAGGAGCATGTTGTTATTCTATttgttttaatctttttaagtACGGATAGCGCTAAACTTCAGAGTGGTAGTAACTTCAAACAAAGTATCATATAGTTTTCAACTTCAAATCACTTCAACTGTCGATCACGAGCCGAAATCTTTCACTTCAGTATAAAAGAATTGAGATATTAACCTCCAACTGGTGGCCAAAATTCACAACAAAGGCATTGCGGATTGGCTCAACAGGAATCCATTTCCCTTCAAATTTGGCTTGTAGACCCCTAGCCGCAGTCCCTTGCACAAGAAGCGTAATGAGGTGTCGATCGCAATGAGGTAGCAAACCCAGCGTCAAGCTCGGGTCGGGACACGGCGGGTAGTAATTCACGTTCATTTGGGTCTGACCACCGCTGAAACCGCCGCTGAAGTAGTCCTGTTCAAGCCCCAATCCTTCTGCAATCAACCTCAACAGCTTATCAGCTAACTCTCTTACTTCCACTATGTACTTCGCGAGCACCTCCCTgaatatatattcatattagTAAAGATTGAAATATATAATTACATCTGCACTACTGAAAACTTATATTTTGTTATATGCTCCTGCAAAATGCAAATTCTTATAATTATTCTCAAAACCTTTAACTTTTCCTATGtactaaatttgaaataatcGTTGTTTTCTAAAAGCCTAACCATTCAGAGGATGatgtttataatttatatactcAACACTCCCTCTCACTCGGTGGGTCATAGAGCAATACcgtattaaaataatttgaaacaaccattatttttttgaaaacttaagCTTTTAAATAACGATATTTCTGATTTATATAATCAACACTTACAATAACATCgcttctcataaaaaaaaaaaaaaaaaccttttctaATACAAAACCAATCACCTCAACTTTtcaaaagatgatataatatCAACTCGCCTTGAACCCAGATCAAACGACGCATCAGGTTAGTTCGAGGTTTATGCAGGAAAGTTTTGATAAATTTGAGAGGCCAATATgcataaaaaagataattttgcagGGTAACATGCattaaaaatacatttaaaaaagaaaaacttaatttttcgAGGATTATATTTACGACCTGAATTTGTCGGGTTTTTGAGGCCATAGATGCATGAACTCCTCTACAGGGTAGCAAACGAGCTTCAGATAATCTCTCCAGTAGCGAATCCCGTTCTGATCATAGGGGGTGCTCGACCCAAGCCTGCAAATTATGCTCGGATCGTCGGAGTAATACTTGGCTTTCTCCTCCACGGGCATGTTGAAGAGCTCCTCCGAGACGCCCACCATGTGTTCGATCAATTGCTCCGGCACGCCATGGTTCACCACCTGAAGCAAAGCAACACGCCAAAGCGTTTGAGATCGCTCCTGAGAAGGAACAGGAAACTCCAAAAGAAACCCCACCTGGAAGAAGCCGAATTGCTTGCCCGCGTCGACGATCTCCCTCACGATCTCGTCTCGGCCGTCGCCCTGAAGTCGACCTCCGCGGAGGTCGATTACGGGGAGTGCGACGGAGGAGTCGACGAGCTCTTTTGCGGGGCGCTTGTGCGCGGGGAAGATGTACTTCTCCGGCACCGTTTGGAGCGCGACGCCGCTGGAGAGGAGCTCCATTTTCTGCGGAAGTGGCGAAGTAGTAAGCGGCGGGTCTCAGAAGACGAGTTGTACCTGCGAGAGCCCCTTCACTTCATTAATTACCACTTTATTAAATCAAAAGCGCGATAATTAATAATACAACttccaaaataatattatttaatttcaaaattttaaatgtttaattATATCCAAATAACTTGTAATACTATCTATATAACACTCACGTAAAGAAAAGGACAATGGACAAAGGGGGAAATTGTTGTTAATTACTCGACAGATGTGATGGGTTAGTGGATTTTGTCTCCTTCCACGGGCGGAGACTGAGACAGAGAAATAATGGTTGTTAGAACTTAGAATAGCGTGTGTgatatataagataatttattttattttataaatttttaatattacatgtacttttctttttatttttgatcatGCCTCTAATCAAGTTTACATGCCTATGTTTTTGGGACTAAATGTTTGGGAAAGATTTGTAGCTGGATACTAGCTTatctgaataaaatattaattttattaccttcaatttttttattttagaaattattGGACATATAAATTGAATTGGATAGGATATGATTGTAATTAAAGTATTGTAGAAAGAATGAAAGCCTAGCTATAATTTACAAAGGAGTGGCATTAGATATAATGCGTATGCAAATTCAATTCTATTCAACACcaatcatttaaaaatatatttattcccACAAAATCATTTGATACGTCATAATTCGATAAACTTGACGTTTTATCTTAGACTTTTTCTCTATTTCATCGTCTCTTTCCAATCTAATTGTAAGGGACTGATGtatatgttttaatattttaaacaatacAATACATCAACCTAATAGAGATTACCAAAAACTATTCTTCCAGTAGCTATCTGAAGTGCACTATAAAATTAAAGGTTTCCTTTGTGTGTGGAGTCACTATTTGTGAAGCCACCCACCTTTTGTCTCTTTGTTTGTAAATTAATTAGCTGTCATGTTGTGACCAAATTGCCTTCATATATATGTAACAAAGCTTTTGGAATAACACTTATTTGTCATCCTTTCTGTGGAAATTAAAGAATCTGGATTTTCCCTACCCAActctaatataattttaatgaaagATATAATTTCAGTGAGTGATCCCTATCAGAAATTCACATCTTATACTTTGTTTCTATAACAACAACTAGTGAAGTAGTTGAGAGTGCCTTGTGTAATTAATTGACTAAATGTTTGATCGTTAGTACTCGAGacttttcaaatttgaaatgtaattactttatatttctaactgactttattttttgaaaaaaagaatgaaatggATAGCTTAGTATATACATTtgtatctgaaaaaaaaaatagcgaagtaaaataaaaaattaatataaatttctaGGTCTTAAGCGAGACAAATTATTGGGTGAGAGAACTTTAATCTTGtcctaataatattttttataaaattttaattgggtGTGCGAACTTTAAAGCTTGAATAATTAAGAGCCCACGTCCCCAAGGCCCAGACCAAGAGAGTAGGCCCAATCCACCTTAGCTCGCTCTTCATGCTCACACTTACATTTTAATTGTAGTTCACATATACCACTCtatagagtttgactgggctactatcggtagtaaactgttcagtttactatcgatttgtttttgatgatagagcttccaaatcgacgatcggcaccgttgaatatgatctagaccatttaaattatctagaaatcaaatttcatgattttttggcatcactaactgaacaatcaaaaggtcacaaaatctataattttaatggtcgatatagtgcgtttgctcgtttaacagtatagaagaattcgaatcaactaaattttttttaaaaaatttttaaaactatttaaaataagatctagactctagatctcaaatataaaaattgtatcatcactttttgaaggatattcatttccagccattcatttttctgttcacttgatgaataagagaataatatcgaaaatatgtgaaatttgattttcagatagtttaaatagtttagatcatgtttaacagtgccgatcatcaatttggaagctctatcatcgaaaataaatcggtagtaaactgagccgtttactaccgatagtattctagcaaaactcccACGCTATATATGCATAATGAATTTAATTAAGTAGCTAGATTATATCCAAACATATCACATTACCAACGAAGCAATACATCAAGTTTTACAACCAGAATAGCAAGGTGCTCCAAATGCCCATAGCAGGAAATAGCTAGCGATAACATTAGTTTACTGATAACAAGTGACTACAAAGATGTACTTACCTATATAAAGTGCAGGTTATTTCACTACATATCTAAAAGTTGTACTGGATACATGTCCTTGAACTCGGTGAGTGGTCATCCATCGGTGGCTTGTGGTATGGCTCTCCAGGCTTAGGTTACGGTTTGGCGACTGGGTTTAGGCTCACCCATGTGTCCAGGAATGGGCTCGGACTTGTGACCAGGCTTAAGCTCGGGAGGATGACTAGGCTTAGGCTCGGGCATGTGTCCGGGTTTCGGCTCGGGCAAATGACCAGGCTCAGACTTGGGAGGATGGCCAGGCTTAGGCTCGGGCTTGTGTCCGGGCATTGGCTCGGGTTGGTGACCAGGTTTAGGCTTGGGAGGATGGTTAGGCTTAGGCTGGGGCATGTGTCCAGGTTTGGGCTTGGGCATATGTCCGGGCTTAGGCTTTGGCATGTGCCCAGGTTTAGGCTCAGGTTGATGACCAGGCTTTGGCTCGGGTAAACAATCAGGTTTGAGTTCAGACATCCGATTCTCCTCGGCCACAATTTGGCGAGCATCATGTCCATAAGTCGACGGCGTCATCGACAGCAGTTTCTTGTGAAGATTACCGTGGTACTTCGACAATTCCTCATGACCAGCAAAAGAGGGAGTGGTGTAAGATGCCACCCCCAGGAATAGAAGCACAAGAAGGTAATGTGGGAGTGTAGGTGCCATATTGCTTGTGTATGTTAATGGCTCATAGGAGTGGCAGGAGACTACTTATAAGAGATGCAGAGATTTAGGAGAGAACCGAAAATAGGAAAGTAAGTGACGGATTTTAGTGTCGGCAACGAGATCTTGCAAATCCACTTGAAAGCGCCGACTTGTATGACTTACGTCGCACTCGTTCGACACAAAGGCGTTAAAGTTGATGCCACGAATTAATTAAAGCTCTAGATCGAACATAATAATCACAATTATGCTACGCTTTTGCATGTGCTCATGACAAGTGGATCTATCCACTACAACACGCAAAAGggtagaaatatataataatataataatacaaatagggtgctaaatattaaatagtcaaaAAGTATTGACAGTTTTGGACACAGATAAAGTGGTGATGAATATATCTTCAATAATAGACTATATGATCATTTATGCCTTACCACGCAGCATATATgttccattaaaaaaatatatataaccattGTTAGGTAAAAAGTTAGCGGGTTaaggaaattaattaatacCACTCAAGTAGTTGGTTTCGTGGACGTCAACattcattcatatatatatatatatttagtactATACATTCAAATTTgcctttaatattttatatatatggtccTATTGATGATCACTTTGATGGCGTATAAAATAAGGAAGTAACGAAAGATAAGATTAGTAAGCTTAGTTGTTTGTAAATATTTGTAACGTACCTTGTGTACGGATTGGAATTGATTAGTTGcttaatttcaccattaatatTGGGACATTTTATGGTAGTTCTATAaatttatcctatatatataaacattgtACTATCTACGAATGCCGGGATTAGATctatcactatatatatattatatatagattttttattttgtttttttgagagataggtagcacgctacccgcttcttttattttatttagaaaataaacttagctgaaaacttgggtctcagataccaaccaccaaattctttgtcacttactctagggacgatcagtagaatatttattaattaatatatatgaatatatatttgtgCAGCAATACACATTGCACTTGTCACATGTTTTGAATATGTATAAGACATACTCAGATATGGGCCGGGCTAAGTTGCAAGCGAAATTTATGTGCATTTTTTGGGCCTTGGCCCaattcagaaattttttttttttggtcccccatttacaagagagagagagaaaaataagaatcGCATAGACGAATTAAAACTAATGCAAGCTCATTGCGTAGGGGAATAATATCAGATGAGACGCTTTTAGCATCTACTTCATCTTTCTAGCTTTtggaaatatttatttttcaagcTTTTGTTGCGAAGTGCGCATGAGATTCTGAGGCTGAGAAACCAAAGCTTCAATTCAGAGGTTTattttttggtgaatttcgGTGTTAAGCTTATTctagtaatatttttaaaacaagtTATACAGCAGTTAATTAAATCATTAATGTCCAAATCCAGTAACATCACTTGAAAGTAACCCTTGCTAAAAAAAAACATCACATTTGTCCCTTTCTAAGCTGTTgtttctaatttatatatatatatatatatatatatataatagctggcacaaatttttttgagaaaaatagctGGCACAATTTGTTGTAAATAATGCTAtgtccaaatttaaattttctaatttaattcaagttcaatcCCGTTAGCCTTacagtattattatattttttaattccatTGAAGTTTATGTtttgaatttattaaaatatctcaaatttaGTGGTAAATAAAAGTGCTAAATATAAATACTTGAAACATCATGCATAAGATACCGCATAATCCTCAAAAGTAAATGGGCCCGGTtagaataaaaatcaattttttaaataatatgatgccaaaattagttttttttgggTATAATTTTGTTAgcctataaataaaatagtgttaTAAGTAAGATTTATTTTACCACAACCAATAAATATGTCAATtcaacaatattttataaatatattaaatataatttattatcagtgaaaataaatttctatttatttaatattattgcATCATTCTACttcctaatatattttttactttttttttttttgggtaatttGGGTCCAAAGGATCTCTTTCTAATTAACCCGAAACccgaataaataataaaaaaaaaaagacaaatgaAATTATCCGTTGTGAAAATAACGAGAGCCGTCCACGTCAATTCCCGGATCCTTCCTACCCGTCAATTGCACCGCCCCATCCCCACTCTCCACTCGCTCTTCGATAACTTACTCCCTGAACCCACTGCACCACGTCATCCACGAACAGCAGCAACTCATCACCCTTCATTCAGCTGATAATCGGCATCGAACCGTTGAAACTAAAAAGATACTAATGGGCGTACTGAACCGAGTCCATAGAACAGTTTCCCACCGCTGGATCGGAGACAAAGCAATTTAATTTCATAAACATTAATTTTTGTAACCCCCCAGAGTCGTAAAGATTCTCCCTTTTTTGCCATAGCATGAGAACCAAGGTGTCACCCTCGTCTTTTTCCTCTCTCCGATCGCAGGAGTAAACCCTACGGTCGAGagggggaaggaggaggaggggagagaTAGGGATGTTATTGGAGGAGCGGAGTGCGCAATTCCCTGTTTGAGCGAAGAGGGAAGGGCGCTTAGGGTTTCTGTGGTGGTCAAATTAGGGTTTAGAGATGGAACCTGCCCTTTTGGATGATGTGATACAGAGGCTCTTGGGGGTGAGAGGGACGAAGCCGGGGAAGCAGGTGGTGCTGACGGAGGCGGAGATCAATAAGCTCTGCGTCGCGGCGAAGGGCATCTTCCTCCAGCAGACCAATTTGCTCGAGCTCGAGGCGCCGATCAAGATTTGTGGTATGTTTTAGCGTCAAATTATGTGATTTTTAGCATGTTTTATGATCTGGTTTTGTGCAAAGTTGGGACTTTGGATGTGGGTTTTT harbors:
- the LOC109728927 gene encoding 2'-deoxymugineic-acid 2'-dioxygenase-like, which encodes MEMLLSNGPEHRSVPERFIFPPEKRPGKEAASSVSLPVIDLRGGELHGDGHGEIVEQIVEAGKEFGFFQVINHGVADQVLDEMMAVAEEFFKIPIEDKAAYYSEDTSKNNRLFASTMYGKDGTYYWRDCLKLACYPVEETIHEWPEKPSNLKEVLAKFIVEARGVAMKLLKLICEGLGLKEDYFDGDLTGGQVLINVNYYAPCPDPSLTLGLPPHCDRNVITLLLPGTVSGLQIMHKGSWIGVESIRSALVVNFGHQLEIITNGLLKSVEHRAVTNSVASRTSIATFVMPAMDSRIEPAQSLIDERNPLLYKSFLFKDFLKIYNDASARRESVLEAFMIKN
- the LOC109728916 gene encoding 2'-deoxymugineic-acid 2'-dioxygenase-like, coding for MELLSSGVALQTVPEKYIFPAHKRPAKELVDSSVALPVIDLRGGRLQGDGRDEIVREIVDAGKQFGFFQVVNHGVPEQLIEHMVGVSEELFNMPVEEKAKYYSDDPSIICRLGSSTPYDQNGIRYWRDYLKLVCYPVEEFMHLWPQKPDKFREVLAKYIVEVRELADKLLRLIAEGLGLEQDYFSGGFSGGQTQMNVNYYPPCPDPSLTLGLLPHCDRHLITLLVQGTAARGLQAKFEGKWIPVEPIRNAFVVNFGHQLEIITNGVLRSVEHRAVTNTSVARLSIASLIMPKTDCLIAPAKSLINEHNPPKYKSFTFEEFLSAYNAAAANREGVLEYFKIEE
- the LOC109703736 gene encoding procyclic form-specific polypeptide B-alpha-like, which translates into the protein MAPTLPHYLLVLLFLGVASYTTPSFAGHEELSKYHGNLHKKLLSMTPSTYGHDARQIVAEENRMSELKPDCLPEPKPGHQPEPKPGHMPKPKPGHMPKPKPGHMPQPKPNHPPKPKPGHQPEPMPGHKPEPKPGHPPKSEPGHLPEPKPGHMPEPKPSHPPELKPGHKSEPIPGHMGEPKPSRQTVT